In one window of Poriferisphaera corsica DNA:
- a CDS encoding 4-hydroxybenzoate octaprenyltransferase, whose protein sequence is MQDATTTSLPHTPPKITDQLAAAARDIKLSHTIFALPFALLATFLAANAHGEQAALSISQFTLIVLCMFFARSVAMLANRFLDADIDAQNDRTAKRAIPAGQLTRRFTLSLMVLCTFSFIALTAGFYLLNTNIYPLLLSPLILAYLIGYSYTKRFTFLCHVYLGTALALSPIAAAIAINPAYLKEPTTWLLSVMVASWVAGFDIIYALQDTEFDRKNKIYSMPSSLGTNKAMWISRSLHLNVILMLGLLFTLSTQLNQLFLIASFLTTALLVLEHVLVWKSSTNHINMAFFTLNGIISLLLGLAGVLDIFLR, encoded by the coding sequence ATGCAGGATGCAACCACCACTTCATTGCCGCACACACCGCCAAAGATCACAGATCAACTGGCTGCAGCCGCTCGTGATATCAAACTGTCTCACACAATCTTTGCCCTGCCCTTTGCTTTACTTGCCACATTTCTTGCTGCAAATGCTCATGGCGAACAAGCAGCCCTCTCGATTTCGCAGTTCACACTCATTGTGTTATGTATGTTCTTCGCGCGCAGTGTCGCGATGCTAGCCAATCGTTTTCTTGATGCAGATATCGATGCACAAAATGATCGTACAGCCAAGCGTGCAATCCCTGCAGGTCAACTGACACGCCGATTCACACTCTCGCTCATGGTATTGTGCACATTTTCATTTATCGCATTAACTGCAGGCTTTTATCTGCTTAATACCAACATCTACCCATTATTGCTCTCGCCGCTCATCTTGGCTTATCTGATCGGTTATTCATACACCAAACGCTTCACATTCTTATGCCACGTATACCTCGGCACAGCATTGGCCTTAAGCCCGATCGCTGCAGCCATTGCAATTAATCCTGCATATCTCAAAGAACCCACGACATGGCTTCTATCAGTCATGGTTGCCTCATGGGTTGCTGGTTTCGACATTATTTATGCGTTACAAGACACTGAATTCGATCGTAAAAACAAAATCTATTCAATGCCTTCGTCACTTGGAACAAACAAGGCGATGTGGATCAGCCGATCTTTGCATCTGAACGTAATCCTCATGCTGGGTTTACTCTTTACGCTCAGTACGCAGCTAAATCAACTGTTCCTCATCGCCTCATTCTTGACGACTGCTCTATTAGTTCTGGAGCATGTGCTCGTTTGGAAAAGCAGTACAAATCACATCAATATGGCTTTTTTCACGCTCAATGGCATCATTTCATTGTTGTTAGGTTTAGCAGGCGTTCTTGATATTTTCCTTCGTTGA
- the aroF gene encoding 3-deoxy-7-phosphoheptulonate synthase, producing the protein MIVVMRPGASETEIDGVKKLIKELGLKDQVIVGTDLTVVAAIGDERLKDCAVMEQAPGVSKVMRVLAPYKMAAIETTGNQRTVVKLSETCVFGGKQVPVIAGPCSVEGEQEIMEAARQVKASGAHALRGGAFKPRTNPYAFQGFGEDGLKMLAAAREETGLPIVTEVLTPSDVELVSEYADCLQIGTRNSQNFKLLEACGKQPKPVLYKRGMSMTIDEYLQAAEYILAEGNPNVILCERGIRTFEDHTRNTLSLSAVPELQTRSHLPIIIDPSHGTGHARLVPSMAKAAVAAGADGLAIEVHQDPKHAMTDGAQSITPDQMDGLMVNLQRVAEAVDRECIPVEQMLGQV; encoded by the coding sequence ATGATAGTGGTGATGAGACCAGGGGCGAGTGAAACGGAGATTGACGGCGTGAAAAAGCTAATTAAAGAATTAGGATTGAAGGATCAAGTGATCGTGGGAACCGATTTGACGGTTGTTGCTGCGATCGGTGATGAACGATTAAAAGATTGTGCAGTAATGGAGCAGGCACCGGGCGTGAGTAAGGTAATGCGCGTTCTTGCACCTTACAAAATGGCAGCCATTGAAACGACGGGTAACCAGCGTACAGTGGTAAAACTGTCGGAAACGTGTGTGTTTGGCGGAAAGCAAGTGCCGGTGATCGCGGGACCTTGCTCGGTAGAAGGTGAGCAAGAGATTATGGAAGCCGCGCGGCAAGTAAAGGCATCTGGGGCGCATGCACTTCGTGGTGGTGCATTCAAACCACGAACGAATCCATACGCTTTCCAAGGATTTGGCGAAGACGGTTTAAAGATGTTGGCTGCTGCTCGTGAAGAAACAGGTCTACCGATTGTGACCGAGGTTTTAACGCCAAGTGACGTGGAATTAGTGAGTGAATATGCAGATTGCTTGCAGATTGGAACGAGAAACAGTCAGAACTTCAAGTTGCTAGAAGCATGCGGGAAACAGCCTAAACCGGTTTTGTATAAGCGTGGGATGTCGATGACAATCGATGAGTACCTACAGGCTGCTGAATACATCTTGGCAGAAGGTAATCCGAATGTGATTCTGTGTGAACGTGGCATCCGAACGTTTGAAGATCACACGCGAAATACCCTGAGTTTGTCGGCTGTTCCAGAGCTTCAAACGCGATCGCATTTGCCGATCATTATCGATCCATCACATGGTACTGGGCATGCAAGATTAGTACCATCCATGGCCAAGGCTGCTGTTGCAGCGGGAGCTGATGGCTTGGCGATTGAAGTACATCAAGATCCGAAGCACGCAATGACAGATGGTGCTCAATCAATTACACCCGATCAGATGGACGGCTTGATGGTGAATTTACAGCGTGTTGCAGAGGCCGTGGATCGTGAGTGTATCCCAGTTGAGCAGATGCTTGGCCAAGTGTAA
- a CDS encoding AEC family transporter, producing MDAKTLEFMAFTLFSCLCLLSGYIVRRKNWAHEDLSKRIHFHTIVWVWALAGFLSMWRFPLRPQDLWLLVIVPLWVAIPGFGAIPICKKLKFSRSHTGVIACAAGMGNMGFTLGAYLCYLMLTDQAAALAYGIAVVSIMQVTSIVLLYPVARHFGKQDEVDLPLSRLILSSFDLRAMPLYAAATGLALAAFKVPAPVFLWNYHLIDALFYLGAFGALFGIGMKLKFQNTRQYYQQQSLLVGFKFIFLPAITLVMIYAINSTPLQTNTLFNEVLFIESTMPTALMTVMMANLFHLDTRLACSLWFWNTAIFLCIPLPVILWWFG from the coding sequence ATGGACGCAAAAACCCTTGAGTTTATGGCGTTTACGCTGTTCAGTTGCTTGTGTTTACTGTCGGGTTATATCGTTCGTCGAAAAAACTGGGCCCATGAAGATCTATCTAAACGCATCCATTTTCATACGATTGTATGGGTTTGGGCATTAGCGGGTTTCTTGTCGATGTGGCGATTCCCACTGCGGCCGCAGGATTTATGGCTGCTTGTGATTGTGCCGCTATGGGTGGCTATCCCGGGATTTGGGGCCATACCGATATGCAAAAAGCTCAAATTCTCCCGGTCGCACACAGGTGTCATTGCATGCGCAGCGGGTATGGGAAATATGGGGTTTACTCTTGGCGCGTATTTGTGCTATTTAATGCTTACAGATCAGGCCGCTGCATTGGCGTACGGTATTGCGGTTGTCTCGATCATGCAGGTAACTTCAATCGTTTTGCTCTACCCGGTTGCAAGACATTTTGGCAAACAGGATGAGGTGGATTTGCCGCTTAGCCGATTGATTCTGAGTAGTTTTGATTTACGTGCGATGCCCTTATATGCCGCCGCAACAGGACTAGCTTTGGCTGCATTTAAAGTACCTGCCCCTGTATTTCTTTGGAATTATCATCTGATTGATGCGCTGTTTTATCTTGGTGCGTTTGGCGCATTATTTGGTATCGGTATGAAGCTGAAATTCCAGAATACAAGGCAGTATTACCAGCAACAATCATTGTTAGTCGGCTTTAAATTCATTTTTCTTCCAGCAATAACGCTCGTTATGATCTATGCTATCAATTCGACACCACTTCAAACCAACACGCTTTTCAATGAGGTGTTGTTTATTGAAAGCACAATGCCAACTGCGTTAATGACGGTGATGATGGCTAACCTGTTTCATTTAGATACACGATTGGCATGTAGCCTATGGTTCTGGAATACCGCAATATTTCTTTGCATTCCATTACCCGTTATCCTTTGGTGGTTTGGCTAA
- a CDS encoding UbiX family flavin prenyltransferase, with protein MPLISKNIVLGITGASGAPYAQRALHALLEAETNVHLVISSAGQRLLHDELQIVGNDISSCLPKPLNEYAGHLTLHNHRNIGASIASGSFKHDGMIIVPCTSGSLAAIATSQSNNLIQRAAYVTLKERRRLILLHRESPLTLADIRNMETLTLMGATIMPATPGFYTLPKTIDDLVNHVTARLLDQLDIPHQLAPTWDQQLKKNKASTHQEPQPQVFD; from the coding sequence ATGCCGCTAATCTCAAAAAATATTGTCCTCGGAATCACCGGCGCGTCCGGCGCACCATATGCCCAACGCGCACTACATGCGCTTTTAGAGGCGGAAACAAACGTTCACCTTGTTATTTCTTCTGCAGGCCAACGATTACTGCATGACGAACTACAGATCGTTGGAAACGATATTTCGTCATGTCTGCCCAAGCCACTAAATGAATATGCTGGTCATCTCACACTACACAATCATCGCAACATTGGCGCTAGCATCGCATCAGGTTCGTTCAAACATGATGGCATGATCATCGTTCCCTGCACATCTGGCTCGCTTGCAGCAATCGCGACGTCGCAATCAAACAATCTAATCCAACGTGCAGCATACGTCACACTTAAGGAACGACGGCGGCTCATTCTACTTCACCGTGAGTCTCCATTAACGCTTGCGGACATCCGTAATATGGAAACACTCACACTGATGGGTGCCACGATTATGCCAGCCACGCCTGGTTTCTATACGCTCCCCAAGACAATTGATGACCTTGTTAATCATGTGACTGCTCGCCTACTAGACCAACTCGATATCCCACATCAACTTGCACCCACATGGGATCAGCAGCTCAAAAAAAACAAGGCTTCAACACACCAAGAACCTCAACCACAAGTTTTTGATTAA
- a CDS encoding Fur family transcriptional regulator has translation MSEVKTNNPKRNTVQRKSVEQVIETAEGPLTVQEIHDIANAQCGVGIATVYRIVKALHEGGQIKCVVLPDGQNRYEAAHLGHHHHFRCRVCGRVFDLHMCPVSLPEGTTLPGGFVVDGHELTLFGLCPECVEKGLAAVDADLEEERACGCES, from the coding sequence ATGTCAGAAGTAAAGACGAATAATCCAAAGCGTAATACGGTGCAACGCAAGAGTGTTGAGCAGGTCATTGAAACGGCAGAGGGGCCACTGACTGTACAAGAGATACACGATATTGCGAATGCGCAGTGTGGGGTGGGAATTGCAACTGTTTACAGGATTGTGAAGGCGTTGCATGAAGGTGGGCAGATCAAATGTGTGGTTCTGCCAGATGGTCAGAATCGCTATGAGGCGGCTCATTTAGGGCATCATCATCACTTCCGATGCCGCGTCTGTGGGCGTGTATTCGATTTGCACATGTGTCCGGTTTCATTGCCGGAGGGGACAACATTGCCGGGTGGGTTTGTTGTGGATGGTCACGAATTGACGCTGTTTGGACTGTGCCCAGAGTGTGTTGAGAAGGGATTAGCGGCGGTAGATGCGGACTTGGAAGAAGAGCGAGCTTGTGGTTGTGAGTCGTAA
- a CDS encoding sn-glycerol-1-phosphate dehydrogenase produces the protein MQEPLNLKLSEALTEANDTKSLSIGHGAISELPRILRRYFRGQRAVIVADENTWRAAGDRVHKILLDVGLSAHHDDHDRLILDSEDLHAEMRHVEAVQSYLESLTNHVAIAVGGGTINDLVKLAVSQLGRSYVCVATAASVDGFGAYSASIEVDGHKQTIYCPAPLAVVADLDVICRAPKALNAAGYGDLLAKYVSGIDWIFADAAGVEAIDEHVWGLTRDEIDLWTGKPKGVNAGDSEPIRNLFNGLIMQGIAMDVYQDTRPCSGAEHQFSHNLDMIGHRYHGEIPYHGMKVGIGSIAMTKLQEKMLAFDPSELDIDKRLADWMDKETATQRGQDLFEQPKLKEVVGKEYPKKHMNAAEARVMIDKLITHWPETVLRAKPWHLGSAEYQARLKAAGCPIHPEEIGVSLDFVKSLYFKAYHTRARFTALDVAVLLGKLHDWVDEIFNEPW, from the coding sequence ATGCAGGAACCATTAAATCTAAAACTATCAGAAGCATTGACTGAAGCGAATGATACAAAATCACTGAGTATTGGTCATGGTGCGATTAGCGAGTTGCCACGAATTCTCAGACGCTATTTCCGCGGCCAACGGGCTGTGATTGTTGCTGATGAAAACACGTGGCGTGCGGCTGGTGATCGGGTACACAAGATATTACTTGATGTTGGGCTTAGTGCACACCACGATGATCATGATCGATTGATTTTAGATTCGGAAGATCTCCATGCCGAAATGCGGCATGTAGAAGCAGTACAATCTTATCTTGAAAGTTTGACGAATCATGTCGCGATTGCGGTTGGAGGCGGCACGATCAATGATCTTGTGAAATTGGCGGTGAGTCAGCTTGGACGGAGTTATGTATGTGTCGCTACGGCAGCATCGGTTGATGGATTTGGTGCCTATAGCGCCTCAATAGAAGTGGATGGGCATAAGCAAACGATCTATTGCCCTGCCCCGCTTGCGGTCGTTGCGGATCTGGATGTGATTTGTAGAGCACCAAAAGCATTGAACGCGGCGGGATATGGTGATTTGCTCGCAAAATATGTTTCTGGCATCGATTGGATCTTCGCAGATGCGGCTGGTGTGGAGGCGATTGATGAACATGTCTGGGGTTTGACACGTGATGAGATTGATCTGTGGACGGGGAAGCCGAAGGGCGTTAATGCGGGCGACTCTGAGCCGATTCGTAATCTATTCAACGGTTTGATTATGCAAGGCATTGCGATGGATGTCTATCAAGACACACGGCCGTGCTCAGGGGCTGAACACCAGTTTAGCCATAACTTAGACATGATCGGCCATCGATATCATGGCGAGATACCCTACCACGGCATGAAGGTGGGGATTGGCAGTATCGCTATGACCAAATTGCAGGAAAAAATGCTGGCTTTCGACCCCAGCGAATTGGATATTGACAAACGATTGGCTGACTGGATGGACAAGGAAACGGCAACACAGCGTGGGCAGGACTTATTTGAGCAACCCAAGCTCAAAGAAGTAGTCGGAAAAGAGTATCCCAAGAAGCACATGAATGCGGCTGAGGCCAGAGTGATGATTGATAAATTGATTACACATTGGCCTGAGACCGTTTTAAGGGCAAAGCCTTGGCATTTGGGTTCTGCAGAATACCAAGCCCGATTGAAGGCGGCAGGTTGCCCGATACATCCAGAAGAGATCGGCGTATCACTCGATTTCGTGAAATCACTTTATTTCAAGGCGTACCATACGCGTGCGCGGTTCACGGCGTTAGATGTGGCGGTACTACTGGGGAAACTGCATGATTGGGTGGATGAGATATTTAATGAGCCGTGGTAA
- a CDS encoding aspartate kinase: MGIKVCKYGGTSLADAKQILKVKSIIDADIDRKFVVPSAPGKRHSEDQKVTDLLYLCHEHAKQGLPFKEVFGLIRNRFEEIIKDLGLDLDFTAALDQVQVGIAKYADRGPDYAASRGEFLNGQIIAALLGYTFIDAAEVIFFNEKGRLDAAKTYHSVAARTEGVDRAVIPGFYGTDQDGFVKTFSRGGSDVTGAIIARGVNADVYENWTDVSGILAADPRIVEHPKTIESLTYRELRELSYMGASVLHDEAVFPVREAGIPVNIRNTNRPSDDGTLIVSTEKAPNTIGSVTGIAGRKDFTIIAIEKAMMNAEIGFGRKMLGILERHGVSFEHMPSSIDTMSIVISDVQLDGKLETILTEIESECDPDAIEALSNVALIATVGRGMSHTPGMASRIFGALAENKLNIRMIDQGSSELNIIVGVEATDFENAVKAIYSRVIGV; this comes from the coding sequence ATGGGAATTAAAGTCTGTAAGTACGGCGGCACATCACTCGCGGATGCAAAGCAAATCCTCAAAGTTAAGTCGATTATCGATGCAGATATCGACCGTAAGTTTGTTGTGCCTAGCGCACCGGGCAAACGCCACTCTGAAGATCAGAAAGTTACAGACCTTTTGTATTTATGCCATGAGCATGCGAAACAGGGGTTGCCGTTTAAAGAAGTATTTGGGCTGATCAGGAACCGCTTTGAAGAGATCATTAAGGATCTTGGTCTAGATTTAGATTTCACGGCAGCTTTAGATCAGGTACAGGTTGGCATCGCCAAGTATGCTGATCGCGGGCCAGATTATGCGGCAAGCCGCGGTGAATTCTTAAATGGCCAGATCATTGCTGCACTATTGGGTTACACCTTTATTGATGCGGCTGAAGTTATTTTCTTTAACGAGAAAGGCCGCTTAGATGCTGCAAAGACGTATCACTCGGTTGCGGCTAGAACGGAAGGTGTTGATCGTGCAGTCATTCCTGGATTTTATGGCACGGATCAGGACGGCTTTGTAAAAACATTTAGCCGAGGTGGATCGGATGTCACGGGGGCGATTATCGCTCGCGGTGTGAATGCTGATGTCTATGAAAACTGGACGGACGTTTCAGGTATTCTCGCTGCTGATCCGCGGATTGTTGAGCACCCCAAAACAATTGAATCACTCACTTACCGTGAGCTGCGAGAGCTTTCTTACATGGGTGCGAGTGTGCTGCATGACGAGGCGGTTTTCCCGGTTCGTGAAGCTGGCATTCCGGTTAATATTCGCAATACCAATCGGCCAAGTGATGACGGCACGTTGATTGTGTCGACGGAGAAAGCACCCAACACGATCGGCTCGGTGACCGGGATTGCAGGCCGCAAGGACTTTACGATCATCGCGATTGAGAAAGCGATGATGAATGCCGAGATCGGTTTTGGTCGCAAGATGCTGGGTATACTCGAGAGACATGGTGTTAGCTTTGAGCATATGCCTTCCAGTATCGATACGATGTCGATCGTCATCTCTGATGTACAACTCGACGGCAAACTCGAAACAATTCTGACCGAGATTGAATCGGAATGCGATCCAGATGCGATTGAAGCGTTGTCGAACGTAGCTCTGATTGCGACAGTTGGCCGCGGGATGTCACACACACCGGGTATGGCATCACGAATCTTTGGTGCCCTTGCAGAAAACAAGTTGAATATCCGCATGATTGACCAGGGTTCAAGTGAACTGAATATCATTGTCGGTGTTGAAGCAACAGACTTTGAGAATGCGGTGAAAGCGATCTATAGCCGCGTGATCGGCGTGTAA
- a CDS encoding HAD-IIA family hydrolase has product MKIQDEVQGRLKEVKHVILDMDGTIYRGSELFDFTLPFLEAMGANGIGYTFLTNNCSRSVEQYLTKLDKLGVPASRENLLTSMHCAVFYLQKHMPNAKRVYVQGTKGLMDDLAAAGYVVVNAENDSGCEKPDVVVVGFDMGLVYERLCQACWWVKQGVPYIATHPDVFCPTDEPTWLVDCGAVTKCVEAATEIAPVAVLGKPHAYMIKPILEKHGLSGNEAIMIGDRLGTDVAMGIRAGTLSCLVLTGDSQVEDIEKMGIKPSIVAASLKELGEAILDAKKKEQSNA; this is encoded by the coding sequence TTGAAGATACAAGATGAGGTACAAGGTCGCTTGAAGGAAGTGAAGCACGTGATTCTGGATATGGACGGCACGATCTATAGGGGATCTGAGCTGTTTGATTTTACGTTGCCATTTCTTGAGGCAATGGGAGCGAATGGGATTGGGTATACGTTTTTGACGAATAATTGTTCACGTAGTGTTGAACAGTATCTGACGAAACTGGACAAGTTGGGGGTGCCGGCAAGTCGGGAAAATTTACTGACATCGATGCATTGCGCGGTGTTTTATTTGCAGAAACATATGCCGAATGCAAAGCGGGTGTATGTGCAGGGGACGAAGGGGCTGATGGATGATCTGGCTGCGGCGGGGTATGTGGTTGTGAATGCAGAGAATGATTCGGGTTGCGAGAAGCCTGATGTTGTGGTTGTTGGGTTTGATATGGGATTGGTTTACGAACGTTTGTGTCAGGCGTGTTGGTGGGTGAAGCAAGGCGTGCCTTACATCGCGACACACCCGGATGTGTTCTGCCCGACGGATGAGCCGACATGGCTGGTGGACTGCGGAGCTGTGACTAAGTGTGTTGAGGCGGCGACAGAAATTGCACCTGTCGCGGTGTTAGGTAAGCCGCATGCATACATGATCAAGCCTATTCTCGAAAAACATGGTTTGAGTGGGAATGAAGCGATCATGATTGGGGATCGGCTAGGAACGGATGTAGCGATGGGGATTAGGGCTGGGACGCTGAGTTGCCTTGTATTAACGGGGGATTCGCAGGTTGAAGATATCGAAAAAATGGGCATTAAGCCGAGCATTGTCGCTGCGAGCTTGAAGGAATTGGGTGAAGCTATTTTAGACGCCAAGAAAAAGGAACAGTCCAATGCGTGA
- a CDS encoding glycerol-3-phosphate responsive antiterminator, whose protein sequence is MARKKPQSKPHAITFSKPVIPVLWDNDIPDNLLQAADAVFLQGGAISDLARILAPFETSAAKKIPLFLNIDLLAGLNSDEAALNYLTSAFPRITGIITTRHQLTNVAHRLGLAAIVRVFLQDSRALDRGIHIVKNNKPDALELLPGIAAAHVASDFLSLDIPILGGGLIKTAQTVESIINAGCSAVSTSKPDLWSLNLI, encoded by the coding sequence ATGGCTCGCAAAAAACCGCAATCAAAACCCCACGCAATCACTTTTAGTAAACCTGTCATTCCCGTCCTTTGGGATAATGACATCCCCGACAATCTCCTCCAAGCCGCAGATGCCGTCTTTCTACAAGGCGGAGCAATCTCCGACCTTGCCCGCATCCTCGCCCCATTCGAAACCTCCGCCGCGAAAAAAATTCCGCTTTTCCTCAATATCGACCTGCTCGCAGGACTCAACAGCGATGAAGCCGCACTCAACTATCTCACTTCAGCCTTCCCTCGTATCACCGGCATCATCACCACGCGCCATCAACTCACCAATGTGGCTCATCGCCTCGGCCTCGCCGCAATCGTCCGCGTCTTTTTGCAAGATTCTCGCGCACTCGATCGCGGCATCCACATCGTCAAAAACAACAAGCCTGATGCGCTCGAACTCCTCCCGGGCATTGCCGCCGCCCACGTTGCCTCAGATTTTCTCTCACTCGATATCCCCATCCTTGGCGGCGGACTCATCAAAACCGCTCAAACCGTCGAATCCATCATCAATGCAGGCTGTTCCGCTGTCTCAACATCCAAACCAGACCTCTGGTCTCTCAATCTCATCTAA
- a CDS encoding glycerol-3-phosphate dehydrogenase/oxidase: MRENIEVKRKEAIKAASHDVKDLLVIGGGIVGAGVARDAAMRGLDVVVVDKHDVSFGTSSRSSRLLHGGIRYLQQMRVGLVREASLEKCVIGDIAPHLAQGLRFIYPVYKHHPQKMWQMKIGVKIYDLLCSGRNFGKSESANVKGTQKWLPKINTDQLSGSVRYFDGLTSDSRLVIDSLRSAEAYGAKVINYMQVVNAKRANGLWECKLMDHMTGQSTTVKAKTVVNATGPWSEQFKQSQLHLRPSKGVHIVVDREKLPVDDAVVITEGKRILFVIPWGERLILGTTDTDYQDDIEKVKTDQEDIDYIVAAANSAFDNLGLSRDDVISHWVGLRPLIADPNGTPSDISRKHQILQTKEGWIDIGGGKLTTYRLMAEETVDLVLKYTTKKTERCRTAQEKLLAKGLEDKYTGIVPCAVTREAVNYYCDAEWARTLADVMVRRSSWVHYFADNDAIAEKVSVWMAEILGWNEAERQIQLEAYQETKEVTGSNKPINDDQKSDQAA; the protein is encoded by the coding sequence ATGCGTGAAAATATTGAAGTAAAACGCAAAGAAGCGATTAAAGCAGCAAGTCATGATGTGAAAGATTTGCTCGTAATAGGCGGCGGCATTGTTGGGGCTGGAGTAGCGCGTGATGCGGCTATGCGTGGATTAGATGTGGTTGTCGTTGATAAGCATGATGTATCGTTTGGCACGTCGAGCCGATCAAGCCGATTATTGCATGGTGGTATTCGGTATTTACAACAGATGCGCGTCGGATTGGTGCGTGAAGCGAGTTTGGAAAAATGCGTGATCGGTGATATCGCTCCGCATTTAGCTCAAGGCTTGCGGTTCATTTATCCTGTTTACAAGCATCATCCGCAAAAGATGTGGCAGATGAAGATTGGCGTGAAGATTTACGATTTACTTTGCAGTGGTCGTAACTTTGGTAAATCCGAAAGTGCGAACGTTAAGGGAACACAGAAGTGGTTGCCTAAGATTAATACCGATCAACTGAGCGGATCCGTACGCTACTTTGATGGACTAACGAGCGATTCACGGCTGGTGATTGATTCACTTCGCAGTGCTGAAGCGTATGGTGCGAAGGTGATTAATTACATGCAGGTGGTGAATGCGAAACGTGCGAATGGTTTGTGGGAATGCAAGTTGATGGATCACATGACGGGGCAATCTACGACTGTTAAAGCAAAGACAGTTGTTAATGCGACTGGGCCTTGGTCAGAACAATTCAAACAGAGCCAATTACATCTTCGTCCTTCGAAGGGCGTGCATATCGTGGTTGATCGCGAAAAATTGCCTGTGGACGATGCGGTTGTGATCACCGAAGGGAAGCGGATCTTGTTTGTGATTCCATGGGGCGAGCGACTGATTCTTGGCACGACGGATACGGATTATCAGGATGATATTGAGAAGGTAAAAACGGATCAAGAAGATATTGATTACATTGTTGCTGCTGCGAATTCTGCATTCGATAATCTTGGTTTGTCTCGTGATGATGTCATTAGCCATTGGGTTGGTTTGCGGCCATTGATTGCTGATCCTAACGGTACACCGTCAGATATTTCACGCAAGCACCAAATCTTGCAAACAAAAGAAGGTTGGATTGATATTGGTGGCGGTAAGCTGACGACGTATCGTTTAATGGCAGAGGAAACGGTCGACCTTGTCTTAAAGTACACAACGAAGAAAACTGAGAGATGCCGCACTGCACAGGAAAAACTGCTGGCTAAGGGGTTGGAAGATAAGTACACGGGTATTGTTCCATGTGCGGTAACACGTGAAGCGGTGAACTATTACTGTGATGCAGAATGGGCGAGAACATTAGCTGATGTGATGGTCCGCCGCTCTAGCTGGGTGCATTACTTCGCAGACAACGATGCAATCGCCGAGAAGGTTTCAGTGTGGATGGCTGAAATACTTGGGTGGAATGAAGCGGAACGACAGATTCAGTTAGAGGCTTACCAAGAAACGAAGGAAGTTACGGGAAGCAATAAGCCAATCAATGACGATCAGAAAAGTGATCAAGCAGCATAA